The following are from one region of the Fusarium keratoplasticum isolate Fu6.1 chromosome 4, whole genome shotgun sequence genome:
- a CDS encoding BZIP domain-containing protein, giving the protein MADESLRDALSQVSYYHSPESRISGTTIELKEMEQRRVGDSQSPTEADTNHDTRSSPSAAKKKVVRRDPAKRRLQNRLAQKTYREKQRKRIQELERRAGESGPEAHAGPPPGSNDTQMVVRAAAEPAMNAGTLNVETVNPSQLQAGSGTSTSQSTEDIWGQDLLSATLDQWLSENPIGVDENQYSMVYFNCGCPILHIPNHSSHVLLPVIPDPYMNTLRIDIICVVSAMLQNCLQLGITHAMYCSDDAISPFYRPHTDAEPGQGAVVSAVQRGFRALHYDLRPTHKQIVIEHHSFLDAIPFKEIRDNIIDNMDNMDEDEFFHDSLNHLTCWGSVAGAHTGSPWDARSWEATEMFLQKWSHIVGGEDGELTRNSRWWRSLRGERVVTEVM; this is encoded by the exons ATGGCTGACGAGAGCCTTCGCGATGCCCTCTCCCAAGTTTCCTATTATCATTCTCCTGAGTCAAGGATTTCGGGCACGACAATTGAACTGAAAGAGATGGAGCAAAGACGTGTTGGCGATTCACAGTCCCCCACGGAGGCGGATACGAACCATGACACGCGCAGTAGCCCATCAGCCGCGAAGAAAAAGGTTGTTCGTCGCGATCCTGCAAAGAGACGGTTGCAGAACCGTCTAGCGCAAAAAACATACA GGGAAAAGCAGAGGAAGCGCATTCAGGAGCTGGAGCGCCGTGCCGGGGAATCCGGTCCCGAGGCACATGCAGGTCCTCCTCCCGGGTCTAATGATACCCAAATGGTAGTCAGGGCCGCTGCAGAGCCGGCGATGAATGCAGGAACCCTCAATGTTGAGACGGTCAATCCCTCGCAGCTCCAGGCTGGCAGTGGGACCTCAACTTCGCAGTCAACAGAAGATATCTGGGGCCAAGATCTTCTTTCAGCCACTCTTGATCAATGGCTCAGCGAAAACCCCATAGGAGTTGACGAGAACCAGTATTCCATGGTATACTTCAACTGCGGTTGTCCTATCCTCCACATCCCCAATCACTCATCCCACGTCCTCCTCCCTGTCATCCCAGACCCTTACATGAACACGTTAcgcatcgacatcatctgTGTCGTCAGTGCCATGCTGCAAAACTGTCTCCAGCTTGGCATCACACACGCCATGTACTGCTCCGACGACGCCATATCGCCCTTTTACAGGCCTCACACCGACGCAGAGCCCGGCCAAGGCGCCGTGGTTTCAGCGGTGCAGCGTGGATTTCGTGCTCTGCACTACGACCTAAGACCCACGCACAAGCAGATTGTGATAGAGCACCATTCGTTTCTCGACGCGATCCCGTTCAAAGAGATCAGGGACAACATCATTGATAACATGGACaacatggacgaggatgagttCTTCCATGATTCGTTGAATCACCTGACGTGTTGGGGGAGTGTTGCAGGGGCGCATACTGGATCTCCGTGGGATGCTCGAAGCTGGGAAGCGACCGAGATGTTCTTGCAGAAGTGGTCGCACATTGTGGGAGGTGAAGACGGCGAGTTGACGAGGAATTCGCGGTGGTGGAGGTCTCTCAGGGGTGAGAGGGTAGTGACCGAGGTCATGTAA